DNA sequence from the Callospermophilus lateralis isolate mCalLat2 chromosome 2, mCalLat2.hap1, whole genome shotgun sequence genome:
GGCACGTTGGCTGTTTCCAGTCCTGGAGATGGAGCACAGGGTGGTCCAGCACAGAGCTACATGGCCcgtccttcttattttttaattctgatACAGGGTCTTGCCAGGTCActcaggctggacttgaacttgtgaccctcctgcctcagctcccaagtagctgagattacaggtgtgcaccacacgcAGCTATAAATGCATGTTTGAAGCCACAAGTTTGTGACAATGTGTCACAGTAGCCATAGGACATTAATGCAAGGAATAAAAATTAGTTCTAAAACATAAGAAAACCATAAAACCCACGTTGGAGTGATCTCGAGTGTGTCTGGGAGCATGGCTTGCCAGCCGTCTGGGTAAGCAACTTTATTTCAGTGGATATGGGTGCCTGTTACTAGGTGGGAAATGAGGCAGGTGGGCCTCAGGAGCAGAGAAGGGGAGGGTCTTGGGAGGCTCctcaccacctgggcttgaagtcaacCTGTGAGGGGGGACAGGGAAGACAAAGGGCCCAAGGCAGTGAAGAGGAGCAAGAAGTACAGCGAAAGGGCATCAGGGAGGCAGGAGACAGCTGGGCTTGAGGTTCCAGAGGTCACAGGAAAGTCCGAGAACAATGATGTTGAGCCAGACTTCAGAAGAGGGAAGGAGTGAGCTAAATGGATGGCTAGGGAGGACAAACCCAGTCATTGGGCAgcttgtgcaaaggccctggggcaggctcaaggctggcatattcaAGGAACAAGGCCGGTAGCACAGAGGGAGGCCTATCAGGCAGACCTTGTGCTGGCCAGTGTAAGAATTTGACTTTACTCAGTGAGGTGAGACCCACTGGGTGCAGTCCTGAGCAGAGAGGACAAGATCTGACTGATCCTGTAAATGAGTTGCTGGGCTGCTCTGGTGAAGTACTTGCTGACAGCTGCCCTGCATGGCCAGAGCCAGGTGGTGCAGGATATGACAAGTGTTAGGTGGAATTGCAGGGTTAGGGGATGACCACCTCTGAACCCCTAGTGTCCCCCAGGGGCTGCCTCAAcccagaaggaagggaagggggtCCCTGAGGCGTGGTAAGGCTACCTGCACCTCCTCCCCCCAGGCCTCCCGAGGTGATGGCAGGGTTTGGGGGCTAGACCCTTGGGACGAGCCCGTGAGGGGGTCCGTGGGGAAGCGGGCCTCCTGCCTCTCTGCCTTAAGCCCCCACTGTGCCCTGCACTTCCATCCCTTCTCCTGGTCCTGGTCAAAGCTGGAACAGCGGGCAGGTTGAGTAACTGGGTGATAGTTGGAGTGTGGTGGGTGACTGCACCGTGCCAGGGCCCGGCAAGCACACGTGTGGCTGGCTCTGGCCTTTCCCACACACAAGCACCACCTGGACAGTCCCCTCACAGCCCAGGTGGGGGCCAGCAGGTACGGGGGTGTCAGAGGGGCTGTCTGGGGTCCATGGATGGGGAGACTCCTTCTCTGTGGCCTCGCAGCCCAGAGGGTCCCAGTCAAGAAGACGTCTAACGAGGAGGGAGCACACACGTGTGTGTCCACGGTGCTGGCCGCGGAGCCCAGGGCAGGCGGGCAGTGCTCCACCGCCGACTGTGCTTTCCAACAGGAATCTGCCAACCAGGTGAAAAGCAGAAATCATAGCAGGAGGCGCCCCCGGGGGACGTCCCTCAACTGTGGAGTACTGTGTCTGTCCCGCGTCCTCAGAGAGGCTCCTCTAGGGTGAGGCGGTTCTGGCCCAGACACAAGGATCCAGTGTGGCACAGACATAGCTTAGGGCGAGTTCATCACAGGGTGAAAGGGGAGAGCCTAGAGGGGCGGGCAGGCTGGCCCGGGAGCACACTCTGGCCTCGTGTTGGGTGCGAGTGGAGACTGGGCTCCTGCAGCACGCTGGCGGCACCTCCTTGAGCCCAGGGTCCTGCACAGTGGTCATTGCCCACACCTGCCCCGTGCTAAAACAGGCCAGGCACCTGTGTGCAGGCCTCACGTTCCCCTTCCTGGCCTGGCATCACTGGGGGGAAGTCATGTAACTGTCAGCTAACCCTCGGATCAGCTTGTGGGCACCTGTGCCACTGTGGGGACATGATGTATGTCCCTAAGCCTATGGAAGACAGTGTTGGGCCTCTGTCTAGAATGTGGAAGACTGGCACCTCTGGGAGGGGCAACAGCGGGGATGGGGGTGAGCTGGAggatggggaggggagggaaacgGCTCAGACCACCTCAAACCACTGCCGGCCCGGCCAGTGTGCAGTGGGTCTGGCAGCTGAGTGAGGGCTGTACCTCGGGTCTGGGTGCATGGGTCCTGCAGGTAGCCCGGACAGCCTTAATGCCTTTGCAGAGCTCAGCCTGGTCAGGAGGAGACCCGAGGAGTCTCCAAAGAGGGGTGGACTCAGGATGAGCAGGGTCCTCTCAGCACAGGTGGGAGACATGGGGGTCTACCTAGGAAGCAGAGGCACTTTCAAGGGAGAACACCGGCCATCAGTCCCATGGGCTCTGGCCCCCAACCCCTGCCACCAGGAAAAATCTGGGGAGCAAGAGAGGCCTTGGGGTTCTGGGCTCCTCTTTTTCAGGTGAGGAGTGTTGAACCACGATgcaaagaccaccaactccaattttaaaccGAATTACAGCAAGCTTGCATTGTGCACACAGAGAGCTGGCCAGCGACTTCCCCACCCTGACCTGGGCCAGAGATCAGCGCCCCTCAGGGAAGGAAAGGTTTATATAGCACAAAAAGCCACAAAGGGGGTGTCTTGGGAACCTACAGCTAACGGGGTTCTGGCAAACGTGACGCAAGGGCAGATGGCAGGTTAATGATCTGCATGGCTTGacatttcaaggtagggagtaaattcagatcccaacatcagaattcatgaggagccgctgaggtttcagagagggttgttatgtGGTCGGGGGAGCCAGGCAGGGGTGAGTTCAGAGCACGGCAGGAATTCCAAAGCAGAAATgagcttttcatgactttgtgacaaGATGGCTCCCAGCCTTAAGATGGGATTAGGCTGGGCTCCTCAGGAGTAGGTGTGGGCAGGCAGGCAGGACGCCCTGTGCACAGCAGTCACAGGGTCCTCTGCTGGTCTGCTGGTTCTCACAGGTCTCCTAGAGCACCCTGTCTCCCTCTGCTTAACCTCTGCCCTGGGTGGGCTGGTGCTCAGGGTGACCTTAACTAGGGACTTTACAGCACTGTTGAGATCTATAGATCTCGCAGGACTTTCAGAGTGTGCCTGGAAGAGAGGACTGGCTCAGGAGGAAAGGCGCAGGGCCTTCAGCACAGGCTCTCAGACCACAGCTGGATGTCCCCTGTCCTTTCTTTGTCTCCTGTGTATCTCCCTTTTGATTTCTTCTCTCTACCCCAGCCTGTCCCCTGCCTGtggcctcccccccccccccgtggctCCTGTGGGTGGAGAGGTCCCCCTGCAGTGCTCAGCTTTGAAGGGTCTAGGGCCCTGGGGTCCCCGGCCTGAGGCCCCCCATGCTCTGCCTCCCCTACAGTGAATGCACATCGCAGCTGGCTTTCACACACCATTTATTGTGCTTGGGGGGCTGTGGAGAGAAACGGGGCAAGAGCCCTGCGGCACTCCAGGCCGGATCCCTCACTGCAAAAAAAGGAGCAGCTGTGGGCCTGGTGTCTTAGGCCCTCTGGGCCCTCCTGGGCCCCGCGCTCCCCACCCACGGCTGTTTGTGTGAGTGGGGGGACTTGACTCAGGAGACCACCCAGAGGGAGGGCCCTGCAGTGAAGCCTGACCCGCAGGGCACGGCTCAGCAGCTCCGAGGGTTCTGGGCACTCACCTGGGAGAGCGCCCCCGCACACTGGTCTGCGGGAGAGAGAGGGCTCCGTCACCATCTCCACCTCGAGCCCCTTTCCCTAGGGCCCCGGTCCTCCCAGTCCACCATTCCTGGCACACTCCCGCCTCTTCCTTGGCCCAGAGGGTCCAAAGCTGTCCCTGGACATCCCACATCAGGGATGGGTGGAGAGACCCTCAGGACCTGGCCCTGACAGTCCCGGCTTCTGCAGCCCTAAGCTGGGATGGGCCAGCGCTCACCCGACTTGGGTAGCATGGCACCCTGGCTGGGGTTCAGGCCCACGCGGGGTGCCAGTAGCTGCATCTTCTGGGCACCTTCAGGAAACAGCTCCGGGACACGGACTGGGGGCAGGGAAGAAGGGTGAGCAAAGGGGCTGGGCCAGAGCCCTTCCCCGCAGGTCTCGGGGGTCCGGAGGAGCCCCTGGGAAACAGGGGTTCTGCCCGCCGCAAGTGGGAGTGTGGTGGAGCGTGCACGTGGGCAACTCTGCAGACCAGATGCGGGACACCGCTCCAAGGGCCAGGCCTGTGAC
Encoded proteins:
- the Lcnl1 gene encoding lipocalin-like 1 protein, whose protein sequence is MAQTDIRVPFTDYKNFAVVYFETQKGDMRNVWLQLYVRVPELFPEGAQKMQLLAPRVGLNPSQGAMLPKSDQCAGALSQ